In Pueribacillus theae, a single window of DNA contains:
- a CDS encoding CotD family spore coat protein, whose amino-acid sequence MSYKPCGCYGKCTCGYPQAKPAQQLPAKTMPAQISPTKQLNEYVGQDVYIPVVHPSHTTQVNHTTLKYMHSYPHTKSVVNSISEEHYCVCPPEHHRYGYKPKKHW is encoded by the coding sequence ATGAGCTATAAACCTTGCGGTTGTTATGGGAAATGCACTTGCGGCTATCCACAAGCCAAACCTGCACAACAATTGCCTGCCAAAACGATGCCAGCTCAAATTAGCCCAACGAAACAGCTTAATGAATATGTAGGGCAGGATGTATATATCCCGGTGGTGCATCCATCACACACTACGCAAGTAAATCATACAACTCTTAAATATATGCATTCTTATCCGCATACAAAATCAGTCGTGAATTCTATTTCAGAAGAACATTACTGTGTTTGCCCTCCTGAACACCATCGTTATGGATACAAGCCAAAAAAACACTGGTAA